The following are encoded together in the Streptomyces flavofungini genome:
- a CDS encoding acyltransferase family protein yields the protein MTDTLRLSRVEARTPDRHAPEPQPVRPAPPKRDSFFDNAKYLAIVLVAMGHAWEPLRDDSRAAAALYVAVYTFHMPAFIIISGYFSKSFDAGPGRLRRLVTGIAVPYVLFEVAYTLFKRWADDDPTYPVSLLDPWYLTWFLAALFIWRLTTPLWKVLRWPLPIALAIAALASTSPDIGDDLDLQRVLQFLPFFVLGLCLKPEHFRIVRRREARLLALPIAALALAFAYWAAPHMNAAWFYRRDSAQELAAPGWTGPVMTLAMFGCSLVLVACFFAWVPGRRLWFTALGAGTLYGYLLHGFLAKGSRFWDWYEHDWIHQPLGEITVTLVAITVVTLLCTPPVQRLFRFAMEPKMEWAFKDSRQSRGGRHAGGPRRTRRTGSPERTERTERTERAGITS from the coding sequence GTGACTGACACACTGCGCCTGTCCCGCGTCGAGGCACGCACGCCGGACCGGCACGCACCAGAGCCCCAACCGGTCCGACCGGCCCCGCCGAAGCGGGACTCCTTCTTCGACAACGCCAAGTACCTGGCCATCGTCCTGGTCGCGATGGGGCACGCCTGGGAGCCACTGCGCGACGACAGCCGGGCCGCGGCCGCCCTGTACGTCGCCGTGTACACCTTCCACATGCCGGCTTTCATCATCATCTCCGGCTACTTCTCCAAGAGCTTCGACGCCGGCCCCGGACGACTGCGACGGCTGGTCACCGGCATCGCCGTGCCCTACGTCCTCTTCGAAGTCGCCTACACCCTGTTCAAACGATGGGCCGACGACGACCCGACGTACCCCGTCAGTCTCCTCGACCCCTGGTACCTCACCTGGTTCCTGGCAGCCCTGTTCATCTGGCGCCTGACCACCCCGCTGTGGAAGGTCCTGCGCTGGCCACTGCCCATCGCGCTCGCCATCGCCGCGCTGGCTTCCACGTCCCCCGACATCGGCGACGACCTCGACCTCCAGCGCGTCCTGCAGTTCCTGCCCTTCTTCGTCCTCGGCCTGTGCCTGAAGCCGGAGCACTTCCGCATCGTGCGCCGCCGCGAGGCCCGCCTCCTGGCCCTGCCCATCGCGGCCCTGGCCCTCGCCTTCGCGTACTGGGCGGCCCCGCACATGAACGCGGCCTGGTTCTACCGCCGCGACAGCGCCCAGGAACTGGCCGCCCCCGGCTGGACCGGCCCGGTCATGACCCTGGCGATGTTCGGCTGCTCCCTGGTCCTGGTGGCCTGCTTCTTCGCCTGGGTCCCGGGACGCAGGCTGTGGTTCACCGCCCTGGGCGCGGGCACCCTGTACGGCTACCTCCTGCACGGCTTCCTCGCCAAGGGCTCTCGCTTCTGGGACTGGTACGAGCACGACTGGATCCACCAGCCCCTCGGCGAGATCACGGTGACCCTTGTCGCCATCACGGTCGTCACCCTGCTGTGCACCCCGCCCGTCCAACGCCTCTTCCGTTTCGCGATGGAACCGAAGATGGAATGGGCTTTCAAGGACAGTCGGCAGTCCAGAGGCGGCAGGCACGCGGGCGGCCCGAGAAGAACGAGAAGAACAGGAAGCCCGGAGCGAACGGAGCGAACGGAGCGAACGGAGCGAGCAGGGATTACGTCATGA
- a CDS encoding hemolysin family protein, protein MTTIQLLIGALTLLTNAFFVGAEFALISVRRSQIEPRAQAGNRRARSTLWGIEHISAAMATAQLGITVSSLVLGAVAEPAIAHLLEPAFEATHVPGALVHPIAFAIALTVATYLHMLIGEMVPKNIALAAPVPTALVLGPPLVALTRALRPVVFGINAFANTLLKLLKVEPKDEVEAVFTDDQLARMVMDSSQAGLLSAADGERLRDALELGTRPVGEILVPAARMRTVDDTVTPARLQQVAAQAGFSRFPVTGKGGALLGYLHIKDTLGVTERDKPFPRTALHPLTRVSIDTPLDDTLTALRAMDSHLAAVTGDKRTVIGFVTMEDVLSELVGPDPALANM, encoded by the coding sequence ATGACCACGATCCAGCTCCTCATCGGCGCTCTGACGCTGCTGACCAACGCCTTCTTCGTCGGCGCGGAGTTCGCCCTGATCTCGGTGCGCCGCAGCCAGATCGAGCCCCGGGCCCAGGCGGGAAACCGCCGCGCCCGGAGCACTCTGTGGGGCATCGAGCACATCTCCGCGGCGATGGCCACCGCCCAGCTCGGCATCACCGTCTCCTCGCTGGTGCTCGGCGCGGTCGCGGAACCGGCCATCGCCCATCTGCTGGAGCCCGCTTTCGAGGCCACCCACGTCCCCGGTGCCCTGGTGCACCCGATCGCCTTCGCCATCGCGCTCACCGTGGCCACGTATCTGCACATGCTGATCGGTGAGATGGTCCCCAAGAACATCGCGCTGGCCGCCCCCGTACCGACCGCGCTGGTCCTCGGGCCGCCCCTGGTCGCCCTCACCCGGGCGCTCAGGCCGGTGGTCTTCGGCATCAACGCCTTCGCCAACACCCTGCTGAAGCTGCTGAAGGTCGAGCCGAAGGACGAGGTCGAGGCCGTCTTCACCGACGACCAACTGGCCCGCATGGTGATGGACTCCAGCCAGGCCGGCCTCTTGTCGGCGGCCGACGGTGAACGGCTGCGGGACGCCCTGGAGCTCGGCACGCGCCCGGTCGGCGAGATCCTCGTCCCGGCCGCGCGCATGCGCACCGTCGACGACACCGTCACCCCGGCCCGCCTCCAGCAGGTGGCAGCGCAGGCCGGCTTCTCCCGCTTCCCGGTCACCGGCAAGGGCGGGGCCCTGCTCGGCTACCTGCACATCAAGGACACCCTCGGCGTCACCGAGCGGGACAAGCCCTTCCCGCGCACGGCGCTGCATCCGCTCACCCGGGTGAGCATCGACACCCCGCTCGACGACACCCTCACCGCGCTGCGGGCCATGGACAGCCACCTGGCCGCCGTCACCGGCGACAAGCGCACCGTCATCGGCTTCGTCACGATGGAGGACGTCCTGTCCGAACTCGTCGGCCCGGACCCCGCCCTGGCCAACATGTGA
- a CDS encoding GNAT family N-acetyltransferase produces MSGPARLPTVRFARIAPDRESAAGRQTLTALDPHDRPVGRLDFQICHTCRRGLIRNIAVAVHWQDQGIAREALHHALAQERRAHYAWSTTRQTSDGRHFFTAMEEETDVAFPANATKCAHIHTS; encoded by the coding sequence ATGAGCGGCCCGGCGCGGCTCCCCACGGTCCGTTTCGCCCGCATCGCACCGGACAGGGAGTCCGCCGCGGGGCGCCAGACCCTGACCGCTCTGGACCCCCACGACCGCCCAGTCGGCCGGCTCGACTTCCAGATCTGCCATACCTGCCGACGGGGCCTCATCCGCAACATCGCCGTCGCCGTCCACTGGCAGGACCAGGGCATCGCCCGCGAGGCGCTGCACCACGCGCTGGCCCAGGAACGACGCGCGCACTATGCCTGGTCCACCACCCGACAGACCTCCGACGGCCGCCACTTCTTCACCGCCATGGAGGAGGAGACCGACGTGGCCTTCCCCGCGAACGCCACAAAGTGCGCGCACATACACACTTCATAG
- the nhaA gene encoding Na+/H+ antiporter NhaA, which produces MCAAPRDRSVFLGLLPWPERSAVSRALRTETVGGLVLLAATVLALAWANSPWSAAYDTVRDLHFGIPTLGLDLSVGHWTSDGLLTVFFLVAGIELKRELVVGELRTPAAAALPVVAAVCGMAVPAALYAATAAAGGGSLKGWAVPMATDIAFALAVLAVLSTHLPSALRAFLLTLAVVDDLGAILVIAVFFTADLNLLALGGAVAGLVVFYLLQRLRVRGWWWYVPLGIVIWALMYNGGVHATVAGVAMGLLLRTTRDPATASRTAETASPAERTENLMRPVSAGIAVPLFALFSAGVSISLPVLGEVFTRPEPLGVTLGLVLGKTVGIFAGTYLAARFTRARLNPNLAWADVFALAVLAGIGFTVSLLIGELAFPAPADVEHVKAAVLTGSLTAAALAAVLLKRRDRIYRRLYEAENLDQDGDGIPDIYQQTPGSAA; this is translated from the coding sequence ATGTGCGCCGCCCCTCGTGACCGTTCCGTCTTCCTGGGCCTGCTGCCCTGGCCCGAACGCAGTGCGGTCTCCCGGGCCCTGCGCACCGAAACCGTCGGCGGTCTCGTCCTGCTGGCCGCCACCGTCCTGGCGCTGGCCTGGGCGAACTCCCCCTGGTCCGCCGCCTACGACACCGTGCGCGACCTGCACTTCGGGATACCCACGCTGGGACTGGACCTGTCGGTGGGGCACTGGACCTCCGACGGTCTGCTCACCGTCTTCTTCCTGGTCGCCGGGATCGAGCTGAAACGCGAACTGGTGGTCGGCGAGCTGCGCACCCCGGCCGCCGCCGCACTGCCGGTGGTCGCAGCCGTGTGCGGGATGGCGGTACCCGCCGCGCTCTACGCCGCCACCGCCGCGGCCGGCGGCGGCTCCCTGAAAGGGTGGGCGGTGCCGATGGCCACCGACATCGCCTTCGCCCTGGCCGTCCTGGCGGTCCTGAGCACCCACCTCCCCTCGGCCCTGCGGGCCTTCCTGCTGACCCTGGCCGTCGTCGACGACCTCGGCGCGATCCTGGTCATCGCGGTCTTCTTCACCGCCGACCTGAACCTCCTCGCCCTCGGTGGGGCGGTTGCCGGGCTCGTCGTGTTCTACCTGCTCCAGCGGCTCCGGGTGCGCGGCTGGTGGTGGTACGTGCCGCTGGGCATCGTGATCTGGGCGCTGATGTACAACGGCGGCGTCCACGCCACCGTCGCCGGCGTCGCGATGGGCCTGCTCCTCCGCACCACCCGCGACCCCGCCACCGCGAGCCGGACCGCCGAGACCGCCTCACCCGCCGAGCGCACCGAGAACCTGATGCGGCCCGTGTCCGCCGGGATCGCCGTCCCGCTGTTCGCCCTGTTCTCCGCCGGAGTCAGCATCTCCCTGCCCGTACTCGGCGAGGTCTTCACCCGGCCCGAACCGCTCGGCGTGACGCTCGGCCTGGTCCTGGGCAAAACGGTCGGCATCTTCGCCGGGACGTACCTGGCCGCGCGGTTCACCCGCGCCCGGCTCAACCCGAACCTGGCCTGGGCCGACGTCTTCGCCCTCGCCGTCCTGGCCGGCATCGGGTTCACCGTCTCCCTGCTGATCGGGGAACTGGCCTTCCCCGCACCCGCCGACGTCGAGCACGTCAAGGCCGCGGTGCTGACCGGCTCCCTGACGGCCGCCGCCCTGGCCGCGGTGCTCCTGAAACGGCGTGACCGGATCTACCGCAGGCTGTACGAGGCCGAGAACCTCGACCAGGACGGCGACGGCATCCCCGACATCTACCAGCAGACCCCCGGCAGCGCGGCATGA